The Lates calcarifer isolate ASB-BC8 linkage group LG11, TLL_Latcal_v3, whole genome shotgun sequence genomic sequence CTCACCTGATTCACCCTCAGACTACTACCCCTTCCACAAGATGAATTGGGAGCTCAGTGGTCACCATTTTGTCAGTGGTGATGACATGGCTGCTGTTGACCACTctctcagacagtgctgacttgcaattttcattTATCTGAAGAAGACATACCACAAAAAATACTAACTTCAAACTTCCTGCATAATTAGTCTAAGAGTTGAACTGTACATGCATGTAATGAACTGTTTAACTCgtctccttctaccttaggccaCAAATTTCACACAGGATGTTGTGTATAGCTAACGCTGATGTCTTGCTCTCAAACAGAAATTACCATTCACTATCCCTGAGTTGGTCCAAGCCTCTCCCTGTCGCAGTTCTGATGGAATCCTTTACACAGGTAAGGCTAATAGATAGAAATGGTGCCTTTTGACTGAACACATTGTTCTATGTGTTACGTGTGTCTCCTTGCCTAAATGAGCCGGCGTTATCTGGCTTTAACAGAATACGTTGCGGTACCTTTCTTTTCCACTCAGCCTGCGTTCATAGCCTGTGCTCTTTTGAATTTACAACAGCTAGCAGAGGAAAGGTAATCTTCCATAGATGACTGTGTGTCATTGTTAAAAGGGAAACGGCTGACATTTGCCTCCCCACAGTCATTATCAGTgactcttttgttttcattcaactGAAGCTGCTGCCAGCAGAAAAGCATAGTGGAGAAGCAAAGGTCTGAAAATGCTACAGGCTTGAATTCTCACTCTTTAAATCTCAGTTTGAGGGAATTTTCAGGCCAAACAGTTTGCCTTTGTCAGATTATCTGAATTGAAGAGACTGAAGAGACCTAATTTTACTTTCATCTGTAACAATTAATGATTATTACAATGATTGTTGCCACTCCCTGCCTGTGAAAAAAATAGGTAAGATGCCAACACAAAGAGGCCATGGGCTGGTCATTTAATGAGAGAATGGTAACACCCATAACTGTGAAGGTTCAATGGCTGCATGTTATTTTGCTTGATTAGGCTTGCACACTGTGCTCCTTTTGGTTGGCTTGACAGTTTACTGAAAATTGTAGAGTCAGCTTTCTATAGATAGAGGCCAAAATCATAAGTAGTAGAGTAGAGTATTTTGCACTATAAGGAAAAACACCACAAATAACCCTTTGACAGGAAAATAGGGAAAAGGAGTAACCCTCTTCCTGGGGGAACGGATGCAAGAGGTGTCACATTTATCAGAGTCGATAAAAGTAGCAGTAGTAGAAAAACAATATGTAGAGACAGAATTACattattaagaaaataaatgctTAGAAAATAAGATCACGAAGCAGCAATACTTGTTTTTGCCAAGAACAATGTAAATGCTGTAATCACGGCAGAGGTGgatcattttgtctgtgtgtgcttgtctgtgtgATCAGGTAAGAAGCAGGACTTGTGGTATGTGGTGGACCTGTTGACTGGTGAGAAACAGCAGACCCTGACGTCCTCTTTTGCTGAGATGCTGTGTccctcttcatctcttctttaTCTGGGACgcacaggtaaaaaaaacacaaaaacaaaaaccaaccCAGCAACACAAGTTaagccattttttttctcccccacccccctccctttTTTCAGCCCAACCCAATCAGTTGCTGATTTAATCCTGTTAATTAACAGGCCTATTTGTCTTCAGACTGTGGCAAACCCTTATTTACCTCCCACTCATTTCTACTCTTATCACGGTCCCCACCTTAACATAACCATCAACCCCCTAATCTGTCCATGCGGTGCTTAAAGTCTGGGGAAGCTGGGATAGGTAATTCTAGCCTAGCAAATGAAATACTTGCTGTAAATGCTTGACTTTGTGTCAAGTCAGAGGTCACCTTGTCATGCAGTAGTGTCCTCACATTTTATTCTATGAATCCTGCCCAGAAATGGATACTCAAAGCctggcttttgtgtgtgtgttacataagGAAAGCAAAGCATTACAAATGTCTTTTTCCTGTGTGGATAAGTGGCTCTTGTTCTTCTCCCTGTTAGAATATACCATCACCATGTATGACACCAAGAGCAGAGAGCTGCGCTGGAATGCCACCTATTCTGACTACGCCTCCACACTTCCGGATGATGACACCAAATACAGTGAGACTCTtagacactctctctctctctttttgtggGTTTAATTTCTCACCCACCACCCAACCACATGTCCACTCTTTGGTTCCCCCGCAGAAATGGCTCATTTTGTTTCCAACGGCGATGGCCTCGTGGTGACTGTGGACAGCGAATCTGGTGATGTCCAGTGGGTTCAGAACTACAACTCTCCGGTGGTGGCCATGTACATCTGGCAGCGCGAGGGCCTCCGCAAAGTTCCCCATACTAATGTGGCTGTGGAAACCCTGCGTTACCTCACTTTCATGTCTGGAGAGGTTGGCCGCATTACCCAGTGGAAATACCCATTTCCCAAAGAGAAGAAACCCAAGAATAAGTTCATGTAAGCAGTGTaatgactgacattttgtctAGGTCCACTTGCGAAGGCTTTGATTTTTATGATTGTTACTTTAACATTTctcctttgtatttttttcttctttaagaCGTCAGCTAAGTTTTcagaaaggatttttttttgtcatttgtattATTGAATACCATTCAGAGAACAAAGATTGGCCAAGAGTTTTCTTAAACATGTTGGAACCTTCAGTGTCCTCAGCGTCAGGATTAATGTAAGATTGCTTAATGTTGGGATGGAGTCTAGACATGTAATATCTAACAAGTGGAGTGCTGAAGGGCCTGGTCTTGGCTCTGGTTTCACACTGCagtactgttttctttttatacaTTGTGTCCACATCTGCCTCAGCTGAAAATGGCCAACaagactttcagtggtggaaccAGTGTGAAAGTTTTGCCTATTTGGGGAAGTGATGGAGAACACTGAAAATTCTTCTGAATTTGAAAAAGGCACAGATACTCCTGTTCCTGAGACTGTATTGTTGTTATAAATATCACACCTCTGTTAGCCTGAAGCATGGCGTAAGGTGCTCTTACACTTAAGTAAGCTGTTGTCCTCTTGTTCTCTCCCAGGGCCACTTTGTATGTGGGAAAATACTCCACCAGTCTGTATGCCTCTCCCTCCCTGGTACATGATGGAGTCACTGTGGTGGTGAGTGACAGTTacatgaatattttcatttaagcaAAACACATACCTTATCAGTGATACatgaacataaaacatgttggttttttgttaaaatttgCGTTTTGTACCCACTTACACTGTCCCTAGTGATTTATCTCTTTGTTTCATAGTATCTTAATTAATCTTCACTTTTGGTGAGTGGTTTCAAGGTATGCAAGGGAGTTTGCATGCCTACATCCTGTTCTAGCCAGTTGTGTTGTAGCTTGCCTCAGCATAAAGTCTCTCTGCCTCACAGGCTTGGCTCTCAGGAACAGTAGTTTGCTACTCTTAGAGAAATACTGTtgagtttttttcttatgtgtgtgtgtgtgtgtgtatatgtatatgtatatgtatatgtatgtgtatccACAGCCTCGTGGCAGTACCTTTCCCATGCTGGAGGGCCCTGATAGCCAGGAGACTGAAGAGGACAAGGAATGTGTCATCACACCCAGCACCAGTGTCAAGTTCAACTCAGCACTTCGGGAGCAGAACCGTATCAATTTCATGAGGAACTACCTGCTCCTAATAGGTACATTATTCACCTATTTGTACTTTAATCAGATCGTAATACCAGGTCTAAACTTCTCACTTGAACCATTTGCACACAAGGGTTTGACATCCAGAAAGAGTTCTGTAAAATGGTTACTGCTGCACACTGAAAGCTTCACATGTTGAAGTCTAGGCCCTTAAATGGCCTGTTGCAGTCAGAGTGACTGTGTTACACTGagactgccctctgctggacgATAAAATTAATTGTGTGAATAAGTGAAACAATATAAAAAGTTTTCCTGCAAGCGTCAGAACTGAAGAAAGTGTTTGGGTAGACAGATACCCATGATTCTCCTGCTCCTGATGATGGAGAAGATTATTAAAAAGTTCACTCTTGGATTCTAGGTCATCATGAGACGCCTCCTGAAGCTCACACCAAGATCCTGGAGAAGTTCCCTGACAACTTCCCTCGCAATCAAGGCAATGTCATCCCACCTACCACTGACAAGAAAGTAGACGAGGTCAGTGTCAGTGCGTGATCCATGAGATATTTTGATTGAAGTTTTTACAGATATATCCAAGCATCTGCACCGcttttctcactctcttcctATCTGTTTTCACTTCTGCTGCCCCGTCTTATCGCGTCAAAGAAGGTGAATGACAGTGGTATGGATGACGGCCCcccttctcctctgcctgaGACATCAATCCAGGAACCTGGAGCCAGTGGGCGCACTGCGCGTCTAGAAGCTCCTGTGGACTCGATGCTCAAAGACATGGCCACAATCATCTTCTCCACGTTCCTGCTGGCTGGATGGGTGGCATTTGTGATTACATACCCCAAAGTAAGTATGACACCACCACCTAGTGGACTGTTGTGTACCTGCCAGTATCCAAGGTCGACAAACCAGTGGTTGAGAAAATATAAGTCCTTTGTTGAAAATCTGCAAAGTATACAAGTAATAGCAGGAAATTTAATGATAGAATAAAAGTACTCACTCTACAGAAAGTGgctgttaatttaaaaaaaaaaacctcagacGTAGTATCCTCTTCTGTCACAGAGTGTGcataagcagcagcagctgcagcatcaggagttccagagacagatggaggagaggttGGAGCTACTCCAGAGGCAGCAGCCGTTTCCCACTGCAGACGGGGGCTTGGGCTTGGCCCCAGACAACGACTACCTGGAGGTGGCCCACACTCGTTCCGAATGCTCAGACCACAGCAGCCCCAACGTCACCCCCCGCGCTTCCAACCACTCCAATCTGTCCGTGTCTGAGTTGGGCAGTTCGGCCAATGAACACGAAGATGGAGGTAAAGATTGAGAGAAATTGCATTTACACATTTGCAGGTTAATTGACTTGTGCCAGTTCTACATTTTGATAACAGTGGCAAACCAGGTGTCATtgactgaaatgatttatttctCTTATCAGAGGAGGACTCCAGTGTTGTCCGAGTGGGCAACATAACTTTCCATCCCAAAGAAGTCTTGGGTCACGGTGCTGAGGGCACCATTGTGTACAAGTAAGTCTGAACAACTAGTCAACAACGATTAAGAACTTTTGTTAAATGAGTAAAATACTGAAGAAATATCACTTGATTAAACTGTTGCATTTCCATTATTTCTCCACAAGGGGTCAGTTTGACAACCGTCCAGTGGCAGTGAAGAGAATTCTCCCAGAGTGCTTCAGCTTTGCGGACAGAGAAGTTCAGTTGCTGAGGGAGTCAGACGAGCACCCGAACGTCATCCGCTACTTCTGCACTGAGCGGGACCGTCAGTTCCAGTACATCGCCATTGAGCTGTGTGCTGCCTCACTTCAGGAGGTAATGAATGGATTCATAGATCACTCAAGCACTTAAAATTAAGTGCTGTACACATCTTCAACCTATGTCAATATGAGACATTGTGTTATAGGTTCTGGGCTTGACTgactgctgtttttcctctttctagTATGTGGAGAAGAAAGATTTTAACCGTCATGGATTAGAGCCAGtcatgctgctgcagcagaccATGTCAGGACTGGCTCATCTGCACTCTCTCAACATAGGTATCTATCTTCGAATATGAAATCCCTTTCacattcttattattattggtTGTTGTTCTCCATTATCTGACAGCTTGTTTTTCTACTCTCACCTTCATCCTCCAGTCCACAGAGACCTGAAACCCCACAACATCCTGGTATCTATGCCCAATGCTCATGGTCGGGTCCGGGCCATGATTTCAGACTTTGGCTTGTGTAAGAAGCTAGCAGTGGGCCGCCACAGTTTCAGTAGAAGGTCTGGGGTGCCAGGCACTGAGGGCTGGATCGCTCCTGAGGTTCTCAGTGAGGACTGCAAAGATAACCCGGTGAGTcagtggtgcagcagcagcagctctctcaTGGTGCTTCTAAGTGTTTTTGGTTGGGCAACACTGCAACAATATGCTTAGACTTTGTAGCCGGTCCATCTTGTTGTATTCTTTCTTCTGTAACTCCATGTTGATGTGTTAAAGCACAGTGAAAACTGAATATGCAGCTACAGATTTTCCAGAATGGTGGCTGAGATAAATTGCTGGAGTTGACAGATCAGAAATGTTCAGTACTGGAAGCCCCACCCCTAAAGGTTCTGTACCACCCCCTCCCAAGCAGGGACTTTTGGGGGGTAAAAATATTTACCTGCAACAAAATTTAGACCCTTGTCCCTGTGGTGGAAATGCATGGAGTTCTTTCAAAGCTTCCTTGTTCCTGCAGAAAATTCTTGTGGTCAAAACACGGATGTTTATAAAACAGTACTTCATTGTGCACAATGTCACCTGATAGACTTCTGACAGTGGGTTTGTTTCAGACTGTAGTAGCTGTTTACCTGATAGCAATCAACAGTAGAATAGAAACTGCATACAAATAtgtgaaatgttctgtttgattATCTGCCATGTTGTTATCTCCTCTAagctttccttttctttcccttgcAGACCTGCGCTGTTGATATCTTCTCTGCTGGTTGTGTGTTTTACTATGTGGTGTCTCAGGGAAGCCACCCTTATGGCAAGTCTCTGCAGAGGCAAGCAAACATCCTACTGGGCACCTACAGCCTCGATCATCTGCAAGCTGACAAACATGGTGAGGACTGGACTTTTGGTTCAGTTTTGATTGTCTCCAACCAAATCCTGATGTGttaaacagcaacagcagtgtAGCTGTTGATAAATGGTAGATTATTAAGGCCAGGCACATTGGTTGTTAAAAGTGTTTGGTACAGATTATTTGAtggcaaaaaaaatatatgaatttttcaaacatgttttacagGGGACATTGTAGCCAGAGATCTAATAGAGCAGATGCTGAGCATGGAGCCTCACCGGAGACCTTCAGCTGAGAGTGTCCTCAAACACCCTTTCTTCTGGAGCCTGGAGAaggagctgcagttttttcaggtcacagtcacatttttgCTTACCTGACAATTTCACTGCTTATTGTGAAGATCACACTTTTAGGGTTTCCCCTGATGTGGTTTAAACCTCTGTTTATGCAAACCACATCTTGGTGCAGTACAGACGTTGTATGCATTTGTCACTAATAAACTTACTTAAATGCAGCCTAGTGCATTGTGCTTGCATCTTCATTTATGGAAATGTGACCTacttactttttaaatatttgttttgtgtaataATGTTTTGAATGAGAATAAGACTGTGGGCTTATCTGTCTGGCATATTaattaaatttcacattttatgtctctgtggTTGCTTGCAGGATGTAAGCGACAGAATAGAGAAGGAACCGCTGGACGGACCAATCGTGAGACAGctggagagaggggggagggctGTTGTCAAGGGTGACTGGAGAGAGCATATTACAGTGCCACTGCAGACAGGTATGAGACTGGTTAGAACTTCAAATAAAAGCACCAGGGGACACCTGTTGGAAAATAGTGCTCTGTTTTTCATCGTTTGAAAATTAGGGTTATAGTATTCTACGCCACAAAGTGACTTGATCAGTGTTTGCTTTAGAGCTATTTATAGCTACACTAAATGCTGTATCCTATCACTAGAAAATATTGCAgaagtgttgtgtgttttgcttcCTGTCTGCATTACCACCCACTGAGTGTCACACCCTGTGATATTTTCTTAAACTGCTTTTCTTTGGACTTTGCACTATAATGGCACTCATagtcattattatttattttgtgtgtggaaAGTATGCACCGAGAATACTCATGTTTTCCTACATTTGCAAAACTACTATGTTTATAAAAACTAgccagttattttatttttcccctaCTTTTTGAGTACTTTCCAGTTGTTTGAAGAATCCTAGACATCAGATATTATTTGAATGAAACATTATAAATTTTGCATCTCACCTCTTTCTTCTTGTGCTTCCAAATTTGAATTGATGAGTCCAAGTTTGGGTACTTTAGTTACAGCGGTATCATTTCAGGATTTCCTGTTTACTTGTTCCTAGTTATTAGTCAGGAATTCTTTCTGTGGTTTTCTCAagagttttctctctctcttgttctttgGCAGATTTGCGGAAATTTCGCTCCTATAAGGGAGGGTCGGTCAGAGATCCTGTTGCGTGCAATGAGAAACAAGGTAAGAGTGTATTCATATGGCTATGATAAAGTTCTTggtattaaaatgaaactggTCTCTACAGTCAGATCTGATGCCTGACCTTCCCCCcacacagaaacatcattaCCGAGAGTTGCCTGCTGAGGTCCAGGAGACCCTGGGCTCTGTCCCTGATGACTTTGTCTCCTACTTCACCTCCCGCTTCCCCCACCTGCTGATGCACACCTACCTGGCCATGCGGACCTGTGCACCTGAGAGGCCATTCTTGCCTTACTACTCTACTGCAGAGCAGCCTGCAAAAACACAGGCCCAGaacacacatccagggccacaaagacaaaatgagcCATGCACTCAACACCCAACACCACCCTCCTCACAACCCCAGGATCTACACATTCATCACAGCCGGTGCATGTCTGTCACACGACACCTGCTGAATCAGTGCCCTCTACATCACCAGACGAGCCTGTAGCTTTACATTTGCCAGTTCAGACAGTGCAGCCAGAAGCGCCAGCTCTGTCCACACAGACTGACTTGCACAGTCAAGCATTGACCCCCACATTTTCCCCAGAATCACCTACAGTTCCTCTCAGGCAAAGAGAATCCATTCAGTCTGAAATGCACACGCTGCCAAATCCTCCTACACTGGACAACGAACCGGTGTGAACTAGACCAGAGTCAGGTGGACCCAGCACAGACGGGAGCATTGCCTTAAAGAGCGGATGCCAAGTGGGACTGTGGTTGCTGAGCTTTGAGCTGGTGAGGACCAGGCCTGCAGTGCCTGGGATCCACTGCCAGGCGCAGCAGCTACACCCCAGATTAAGTGCCTTCTGCTCACCAGGGTTATAATGTTCCCCAACAGAACCGTCCACAGGTCTGTCTCTGCCCAGAGGAAGTCAGACATCCATGAGGGTGTTGgtggacatttttttcttgtagcTGAACTGAGCaaagaaagtttttattattttgtaacgGCATGTCCAAAAAAGTGTTTGTCCCAAAACATAACTAGGCTCTATTGTGGGAAACGTGGATATTGTTGAACATGTGGGTAGTTTCATTGTGCAATGTTGTATTTCTGAGCGAGCCTGTTCACtgcacagatactgtatgtatatttttgtataGATTGATTCAGAATTTGGATCATTAATGAGAAATCATTTAATGTGGCCGAtgtgcctttttaaaaaaatatcactgtGCTGTATGGGTACAGATCTTTAAAATCGACTATGCTAAATGTGCTTGATTCCAGTTAATGCTGCTAGATTGCTTCTCCTTTGTCAATCAAGACTATTGTGCTGACTCAGTAAGAGTGGACTGTTCCAAAGGGTGTTCAGGGTGGCATCTGAATACAGTAGGTAACTTCATTTTCATGTGATTATGTAGTCAAATATGAGTTTAAAGTTCAGGCTGCAGAATGCTCATGTATAATAACTTTCAAGGGTGTCAAAGTGAAGTTAATGACATGCACattaaattctattttttttatactaAGATTGTGTTTTCATATGAATTACTGTATATATGAAACCAGCCAATGAATctgggaataaaaaaaatggacaCTGACTAAAATGCAAATTAACCAGGAAGATTGACATCTTATTTTGCCTGCCATTTTTCTACCTTGTCCACTGATGTCAAAAGCAACTCAAAATTGGATGACTGGAGGCACAAACAACAATATAATCTGTGAACATGACCAATAAATTTCAGAACTTGAGATCAGCCAGGTTCTGAGATTTTTGGCATTTACTGCTCACTACTGTATGCTCGTAGGACAGTCTTGGTGACGCTGGCCCTCACTGTCTCATGGCTGCAGCAACAGTCCATGTCAGCGCACAAATATCAACATATGCAGCGGGTGCTCACCCTAGCCTGCCTCAGCATTACAACCACTACAACTCCGCATCGAAGCACATTTATCAGACTGTAGATCATACTGACATATAGATTATTTGGATTACGTTACCATGATACAACAGAGTACAAATCTATAGATAGGTCTCATGTGAAAAACTGACTTGTGcttacatgtgtgtgtccatgagcATTTTAACAGTTGGTATCTAAGTAAgattgtgtgtgagtatgtgtaaTCACCCATCAACCACTGCTGTAACAATACTGTGAATACTCAATTCTGTGGCTCTAATGATATGGTGTAAAATTATGTTATAATTTTGCGAGATGACATGAActaaaaaagttcataaaatatgttttgtattgtatgtaCTATCAAAACTTTCAACCCACATCTGTATAACATGAACTGCTCTGGTTGGTTAGTTTAGGATTGCTTGTACTGCAGGTATGTGCTAAACAGTCACTCACTGGTTGATTCTGGGTGTGGCTCAACAACGTTATATAATACGGTGATAAATGGCACATCTGCACAGGTCAAACAGGTCACCCTGCCTTTTTCTATTCTCTTTTGAATAGCtatgactttgttttttctttcagcctGGACCGTTGGGCGGTTCCTGAAATTGTTTTCGTTATTCGTGCAagattaaatgtgtgtttccCCAAAAACGAAACTTGAGGATCTGAGCAGACGCAGTAAATTCAGCCCAACCCCTTGGACAGCACCACACGACGTCAGAGACTAGTCGGGTACCAGTCTCCTCTACAACAGCGCCTGCAAGACTGTTTTTTCAACAATCCAGACCGGAAAGGGGACAAAGGCTGATTTCTCTCCGTATTCTCTGAGGTAAGAACAATGATCGTCTTTTTAATTGCATAATGGATTTTACCTATGGTATACTGTAGACATAGAAAACCCTTTCCCAAAGGTGAGTAATTCCCTGTGGCTAATCAACGACTGTACTTCATACCTTTACTTTTAAGCAATCGTGTCACTTTCAACGAGTATAGCAGTTTAGAAATGCTATTCCCGAACACAGTTACAACTGTACTAACATTAAACAGTAATCAGTGCAATGTAGTCATAATTTGCGAAACCAGATGATAATTACGGTGTATTTGggaatatacacacatatttagAGAGAAGTGTGAAATCATGGGGCTCTTTGCTGTA encodes the following:
- the ern1 gene encoding LOW QUALITY PROTEIN: serine/threonine-protein kinase/endoribonuclease IRE1 (The sequence of the model RefSeq protein was modified relative to this genomic sequence to represent the inferred CDS: inserted 1 base in 1 codon; deleted 1 base in 1 codon) is translated as MDWTVSSRALVWCILALLCCAGLPQKGFCSAGTVSLPESLLFVSTLDGNLHAVSKKSGSIKWTLKEDPVLQVPTHVAEPAFLPDPNDGSLYSLGGKNNEGLTKLPFTIPELVQASPCRSSDGILYTGKKQDLWYVVDLLTGEKQQTLTSSFAEMLCPSSSLLYLGRTEYTITMYDTKSRELRWNATYSDYASTLPDDDTKYKMAHFVSNGDGLVVTVDSESGDVQWVQNYNSPVVAMYIWQREGLRKVPHTNVAVETLRYLTFMSGEVGRITQWKYPFPKEKKPKNKFMATLYVGKYSTSLYASPSLVHDGVTVVPRGSTFPMLEGPDSQETEEDKECVITPSTSVKFNSALREQNRINFMRNYLLLIGHHETPPEAHTKILEKFPDNFPRNQGNVIPPTTDKKVDEKVNDSGMDDGPPSPLPETSIQEPGASGRTARLEAPVDSMLKDMATIIFSTFLLAGWVAFVITYPKSVHKQQQLQHQEFQRQMEERLELLQRQQPFPTADGGLGLAPDNDYLEVAHTRSECSDHSSPNVTPRASNHSNLSVSELGSSANEHEDGEEDSSVVRVGNITFHPKEVLGHGAEGTIVYKGQFDNRPVAVKRILPECFSFADREVQLLRESDEHPNVIRYFCTERDRQFQYIAIELCAASLQEYVEKKDFNRHGLEPVMLLQQTMSGLAHLHSLNIVHRDLKPHNILVSMPNAHGRVRAMISDFGLCKKLAVGRHSFSRRSGVPGTEGWIAPEVLSEDCKDNPTCAVDIFSAGCVFYYVVSQGSHPYGKSLQRQANILLGTYSLDHLQADKHGDIVARDLIEQMLSMEPHRRPSAESVLKHPFFWSLEKELQFFQDVSDRIEKEPLDGPIVRQLERGGRAVVKGDWREHITVPLQTDLRKFRSYKGGSVRDLLRAMRNKKHHYRELPAEVQETLGSVPDDFVSYFTSRFPHLLMHTYLAMRTCAPERPFLPYYSTAEQPAKTQAQNTHPGPQRQNEPCTQHPTXTLLTTPGSTHSSQPVHVCHTTPAESVPSTSPDEPVALHLPVQTVQPEAPALSTQTDLHSQALTPTFSPESPTVPLRQRESIQSEMHTLPNPPTLDNEPV